Proteins from a single region of Starkeya sp. ORNL1:
- a CDS encoding isocitrate lyase/PEP mutase family protein: protein MKRSSIRDALARETPLVTPLAHDALSARLIEQAGFHAFAIGGSAMLAARHAYPDIGLIGLTDMTQGISDIAAATSIPFLADADDGYGDVKSVARLVAAYEAIGVGGFLIEDQDRDSKQQRADKAAAVVDEAVIEAKLRTAIAARGNPETFIIGRTDAYGPLGLDTAMRRAERFLKLGADGIFIAGLRTEEDYRRVGAAFRGSYCSAAMFEGGDTPWLSPAELGAMGFMQVSYPASLIFRVVAALRDGLEALREHADGTAALTPMADGAAVRATLDKAVDLARWRAIEATQQRD, encoded by the coding sequence GTGAAACGTTCAAGCATACGCGATGCGCTCGCTCGCGAGACCCCGCTGGTCACGCCGCTGGCCCATGATGCGCTTTCGGCGCGGTTGATCGAGCAGGCCGGCTTCCACGCCTTCGCCATTGGCGGTTCGGCCATGCTGGCGGCGCGCCATGCCTATCCTGACATCGGGCTGATCGGACTTACCGACATGACCCAGGGCATAAGCGACATCGCGGCCGCCACCAGCATCCCGTTCCTGGCCGATGCCGATGACGGCTATGGCGATGTGAAGAGCGTCGCCCGTCTCGTCGCCGCCTATGAGGCGATTGGCGTCGGCGGCTTCCTGATCGAGGACCAGGATCGCGACAGCAAGCAGCAGCGCGCCGACAAGGCGGCCGCGGTGGTGGATGAAGCTGTCATCGAAGCCAAGCTGCGCACTGCGATCGCGGCCCGCGGCAATCCCGAGACCTTCATCATCGGACGTACCGATGCCTATGGACCGCTCGGCCTCGATACGGCGATGCGCCGCGCCGAGCGTTTTCTGAAGCTGGGCGCCGACGGCATTTTCATCGCCGGCCTGCGCACTGAGGAAGATTATCGCCGCGTCGGCGCCGCCTTCCGCGGCAGCTATTGCTCGGCCGCGATGTTCGAGGGCGGCGATACGCCCTGGTTGTCGCCGGCCGAACTCGGCGCCATGGGCTTCATGCAGGTGTCGTATCCGGCGAGCCTGATCTTTCGCGTCGTCGCCGCGCTGCGTGATGGGCTGGAAGCCCTGCGCGAGCATGCCGACGGCACCGCCGCACTCACGCCGATGGCGGACGGCGCAGCGGTTCGCGCTACATTGGACAAGGCCGTGGACCTGGCGCGCTGGCGCGCGATCGAGGCAACGCAGCAGCGGGATTAG
- a CDS encoding response regulator transcription factor, whose product MSIDDQGGIREPHILLIDDFALRRASLKKFLEAWASEGHFALDALDHVPIHELDDVAADIRLVVMNVGASSVEVSAIQEQMEELRQRMPNVPLVIMSDRDGAGDVIATLRAGARGFISSRMDPHVMLRALDFIIGGGVFFPPDALLEVSDVPGVGEWRDAIPLATAHLSLSGNGLTQRQHAVLKLLQQGQSNKRIARELRMCESTVKVHVRQIMRKLGACNRTQAALCALEMGLSANDGDEAVEGGLTPGQPAISAIGQA is encoded by the coding sequence ATGAGCATAGACGATCAAGGTGGCATAAGAGAGCCACATATATTGTTGATCGATGACTTTGCACTCCGACGTGCAAGCCTGAAAAAGTTCCTCGAAGCGTGGGCGTCGGAAGGGCACTTCGCGCTCGATGCTCTCGACCATGTGCCGATACACGAACTCGACGATGTCGCCGCCGATATACGGCTCGTGGTGATGAATGTCGGGGCGAGCTCGGTCGAGGTATCCGCCATACAGGAACAGATGGAAGAACTGCGCCAGCGCATGCCGAACGTGCCGCTGGTCATCATGTCGGACCGGGATGGCGCGGGGGATGTGATCGCGACGCTGCGGGCCGGGGCGCGAGGGTTCATCAGTTCGCGCATGGACCCCCACGTGATGCTCCGGGCGTTGGACTTCATCATCGGGGGAGGTGTCTTCTTTCCGCCGGATGCATTGCTGGAGGTATCGGACGTGCCGGGCGTAGGTGAATGGCGCGACGCCATCCCGCTCGCTACCGCTCACCTCAGCCTTTCGGGCAATGGCCTGACGCAGCGCCAGCACGCGGTGCTGAAGCTGCTCCAGCAAGGCCAGTCCAACAAGCGGATCGCGCGCGAACTGCGCATGTGCGAATCCACCGTCAAGGTTCATGTCCGCCAGATCATGCGCAAACTCGGCGCATGCAATCGCACCCAGGCCGCCCTGTGCGCGCTGGAAATGGGCCTTTCGGCCAATGATGGCGACGAAGCTGTCGAAGGGGGGCTCACCCCCGGGCAACCGGCAATTTCCGCCATCGGCCAGGCGTGA
- a CDS encoding 2,4'-dihydroxyacetophenone dioxygenase family protein has product MTELSSVASEKWQPYKHPQPKESPPELVIPNAIPKDERIWVPVEENVWFRPLCLCVSRGYWMNLLRVRKSGVLSRHRHPMPVHAYVIKGEWRYLEHDWIATEGSYAYEAPGETHTLVVDPHVEEMITLFQVNGAMIYVDPDGRNTGYDDVFTRLDKCRAHYAQNGLGADYVDQFIR; this is encoded by the coding sequence ATGACCGAGCTGTCTTCCGTCGCCAGTGAGAAGTGGCAGCCCTACAAGCATCCCCAGCCCAAGGAATCCCCGCCGGAGCTGGTCATTCCCAACGCCATCCCGAAGGATGAGCGCATCTGGGTGCCGGTCGAGGAGAATGTCTGGTTCCGTCCGCTGTGCCTGTGCGTGTCGCGCGGCTACTGGATGAACCTGTTGCGGGTGCGCAAGTCCGGCGTGCTGTCGCGGCATCGCCACCCGATGCCGGTCCATGCCTATGTGATCAAGGGCGAGTGGCGCTATCTGGAACATGACTGGATCGCGACCGAGGGCAGCTATGCCTATGAAGCTCCCGGCGAAACCCACACGCTGGTGGTCGATCCGCATGTCGAGGAGATGATCACGCTGTTCCAGGTGAACGGCGCGATGATCTATGTCGATCCGGACGGCCGCAACACCGGCTATGATGACGTCTTCACCCGCCTCGACAAATGCCGCGCGCACTATGCGCAGAACGGCCTCGGCGCGGACTATGTCGACCAGTTCATTCGCTGA
- a CDS encoding HlyD family type I secretion periplasmic adaptor subunit encodes MNNAKSIVIQKRQPAYVHEPSDAVTLRNDIRGPQRAGFLLIVIFMGGFALWGLTAKLAGGAIAPGIISPDGSRRTVQHLEGGIIASLKVRDGDKVTANQPLVMLERVQVETVLNSQLNQYYTLLALQARLRAEQNNAREITFPDELSEARLGPELAMIIEGQRTIFATRRAAHEMRREVLAQRIEQSLQQINALEAQAKSAVAQLGFIAQELDDKRHLFSKALIRKPDLLALERAQASIEGERGEYRGMVARAEQQIGETRSQLLQLDAERADQISDQLDKARVELAAVTERVQVSRDVLARTSVTAPISGTVVNLRFKTVGGVIRAGEPIVDIVPDEERLLIEARVSPTDIDVVHPGLAAQVHLTAFSKRAMPRIDGVVKSVSADRLVDPESSTPYYMARVEVDRSEMEQLGSLVVLVPGMPAEVLIVTQERTMIDYLIEPFRDAWRRSFREV; translated from the coding sequence ATGAACAACGCGAAATCGATCGTCATCCAGAAGCGCCAGCCCGCCTATGTCCACGAACCAAGCGACGCGGTCACGCTGCGCAATGACATAAGAGGGCCGCAGCGCGCGGGCTTCCTGCTGATCGTCATCTTCATGGGCGGCTTCGCGCTTTGGGGCCTGACCGCGAAGCTGGCCGGAGGGGCCATTGCCCCCGGCATCATCAGCCCCGACGGCAGCCGGCGCACCGTCCAGCACCTCGAAGGCGGGATCATAGCGAGCCTGAAGGTGCGTGACGGCGACAAGGTCACGGCCAACCAGCCGCTGGTCATGCTCGAGCGGGTTCAGGTCGAAACCGTGCTCAATTCGCAGCTCAATCAGTATTACACACTGCTCGCCTTGCAGGCGCGGCTTCGTGCCGAGCAGAACAACGCACGGGAAATCACCTTTCCGGACGAACTGAGCGAGGCGCGGCTCGGTCCGGAACTGGCGATGATCATTGAGGGCCAGCGCACCATATTCGCGACGCGCCGGGCGGCGCACGAGATGCGGCGCGAGGTGCTGGCCCAACGCATCGAGCAATCGTTGCAGCAGATCAATGCGCTCGAAGCGCAGGCGAAGAGCGCTGTGGCGCAACTCGGCTTCATCGCCCAGGAGCTCGACGACAAGCGGCATCTGTTCAGCAAGGCGCTGATCCGAAAGCCGGATCTGCTGGCGCTCGAGCGGGCGCAGGCCTCGATCGAAGGAGAGCGCGGCGAATATCGCGGCATGGTCGCACGCGCCGAGCAACAGATCGGCGAGACCCGCTCGCAACTCCTCCAGCTCGACGCCGAACGCGCCGACCAGATTTCCGACCAGTTGGACAAGGCGCGGGTCGAGCTTGCCGCGGTCACCGAGCGCGTGCAGGTCAGTCGCGACGTGCTGGCGCGCACTTCGGTGACGGCGCCGATCAGCGGGACGGTGGTGAACCTTCGGTTCAAGACGGTCGGCGGGGTCATTCGCGCCGGCGAGCCGATCGTCGATATCGTGCCCGACGAAGAGAGGTTGCTCATCGAGGCGCGTGTCTCGCCGACGGATATCGATGTCGTACATCCCGGGCTCGCGGCCCAGGTGCACCTGACGGCGTTCTCCAAGCGGGCCATGCCGCGGATAGATGGGGTGGTGAAGAGCGTATCGGCCGATCGCCTGGTCGATCCGGAGAGCAGCACGCCCTATTACATGGCGCGGGTAGAGGTCGACCGCAGCGAGATGGAACAGCTGGGCTCCCTGGTCGTGCTGGTCCCCGGCATGCCGGCGGAGGTGCTGATCGTCACCCAGGAGCGCACGATGATCGACTACCTCATCGAGCCGTTCCGCGATGCGTGGCGGCGCAGCTTCCGCGAGGTGTGA
- a CDS encoding response regulator transcription factor, translating to MAAVSESAALDRRPLVVVADALELRRAGVLSLMGEWAGAHRVELRAVDPALGYELIEDGTTCALGMLNLGFQSVALPDTLDWMRRFKERFPDSPLVVVADRDDAEEVVIAFRGGAQGFIPTSTKPVIALQALSFIMNGGSFFPPGTLLRLPRRRQDSAGKGERRAASVTLVHVRHDCQSTLGRTGNRAGRRTFTGWRS from the coding sequence GTGGCTGCCGTATCCGAATCCGCGGCACTGGACCGGCGCCCGCTCGTGGTTGTCGCCGATGCGCTGGAACTCAGGCGGGCAGGCGTGCTCAGCCTGATGGGTGAGTGGGCGGGGGCCCACCGTGTGGAGCTTCGCGCGGTCGATCCGGCGCTCGGCTACGAGTTGATCGAGGACGGCACGACATGCGCGCTCGGCATGCTCAATCTCGGCTTTCAGTCGGTCGCGCTGCCCGATACGCTGGACTGGATGAGGCGGTTCAAGGAACGGTTTCCGGATTCACCGCTGGTTGTCGTGGCCGATCGCGACGACGCCGAAGAGGTCGTCATCGCCTTTCGCGGCGGCGCCCAGGGCTTCATACCGACCAGCACCAAGCCGGTCATCGCGCTCCAGGCCCTGTCCTTCATCATGAATGGAGGATCGTTCTTCCCGCCGGGTACGCTGCTGCGGCTTCCACGCCGGCGCCAGGACAGCGCCGGCAAGGGCGAGCGGCGCGCGGCGAGCGTCACTCTGGTCCATGTCCGTCATGATTGCCAGTCGACGCTGGGCCGCACCGGCAATCGCGCGGGACGCCGCACCTTCACCGGCTGGCGGAGCTGA
- a CDS encoding IclR family transcriptional regulator, with translation MIAPMDGSETTRAQVPGTAAFSKFVAVLQIIADAPEELGMAELVARARMPRATVYRIVAALRAEGFLGEADRLVLGPRLISLASQSWAKFDLRALAKDDIQHLRDITGETVHLAVPSDIAMVYIDKLESPQAVRMTSRVGTRVMLHASSVGKAYLAALPDEERAALLSRLKLPRMTPQTITRRKDLEEALKRAQLQGYAVDGEETEPGIQCLGAAILNRSGRPVGAMSISVPKYRFDPAAEARYPELVMACAARISAHYALTQGPAAD, from the coding sequence ATGATTGCACCGATGGATGGAAGCGAGACGACCCGCGCGCAGGTGCCCGGCACCGCGGCGTTCTCCAAATTCGTCGCGGTGCTGCAGATCATCGCCGATGCGCCGGAAGAGCTCGGCATGGCCGAACTCGTCGCCCGGGCACGCATGCCGCGGGCGACGGTCTATCGCATCGTCGCCGCCTTGCGGGCCGAGGGGTTTCTTGGCGAGGCGGATCGTCTTGTGCTCGGCCCCCGCCTTATCAGCCTCGCGTCGCAAAGCTGGGCGAAGTTCGATCTGCGCGCCCTCGCCAAAGACGACATCCAGCACTTGCGGGACATCACCGGCGAGACCGTGCACCTCGCCGTGCCGAGCGACATCGCGATGGTCTATATCGACAAGCTGGAAAGCCCGCAGGCGGTGCGCATGACCTCGCGGGTTGGAACCCGGGTGATGCTGCACGCCAGCTCGGTCGGAAAGGCCTATCTCGCCGCGCTGCCGGATGAGGAGCGGGCGGCGCTGCTGAGCCGGCTGAAGCTCCCGCGGATGACACCGCAGACCATCACGCGGCGCAAGGATCTGGAGGAGGCGCTGAAGCGGGCGCAGTTGCAGGGTTACGCCGTCGATGGCGAGGAGACCGAGCCGGGCATCCAGTGCCTGGGCGCTGCCATACTCAATAGGTCCGGCCGCCCGGTCGGCGCGATGAGCATCAGCGTGCCGAAATATCGCTTCGATCCGGCGGCGGAAGCCCGCTATCCCGAACTGGTCATGGCGTGCGCCGCGCGCATCTCAGCCCACTATGCGCTTACCCAGGGCCCCGCCGCCGACTGA
- the gcvA gene encoding transcriptional regulator GcvA codes for MNRRLLPLNALRAFEATARNGSLTRAAQELSVTQGAVSRHVTQLENWLGVRLCMRVRRGIEMTPQGAAYAAALRSAFDQIEAQTQRLRARSIENTLRIKLPPTFAIRWFVPRLARFHALHRHIDVQITTSHQQVEFDRDDVDLCIHSGVTPIPGALCRRLFGEILLPVCSPGLFKSAPAPCEPADLARFVLLCSMHRASDWPDWLDAAGVKSIDGNSGLKFENSALAYQAATDELGIVMAQRAFVEDDLRSGRLVAPLALRVHTASSYFLAYPKARRDSPLIQAFEQWIVEETAEMEEAIAQPQPPPQTTIKRRSRSGQASVGGGALGKRIVG; via the coding sequence ATGAATCGCCGGCTTCTCCCCCTGAATGCGTTGCGGGCCTTCGAGGCGACCGCCCGCAATGGCAGCCTGACACGGGCCGCGCAGGAACTCTCGGTGACGCAGGGCGCGGTCAGCCGGCATGTCACCCAGCTGGAGAACTGGCTCGGCGTGCGGCTTTGCATGCGGGTGCGCCGCGGCATCGAGATGACCCCGCAAGGCGCCGCCTATGCCGCGGCGCTGCGCTCGGCCTTCGACCAGATCGAGGCGCAGACCCAGCGGCTGCGGGCGCGCTCGATCGAGAACACCTTGCGCATCAAGCTGCCGCCGACCTTCGCCATTCGCTGGTTCGTGCCCCGGCTGGCGCGGTTCCACGCGCTGCACCGGCATATCGATGTGCAGATCACCACCTCGCACCAGCAGGTCGAGTTCGACCGCGACGACGTCGATCTCTGCATCCATTCCGGGGTGACGCCGATCCCCGGCGCACTATGCCGCCGGCTGTTCGGCGAGATCCTGCTCCCCGTCTGCAGCCCCGGCCTGTTCAAGTCGGCGCCGGCGCCGTGCGAGCCCGCCGACCTCGCCCGCTTCGTGCTGCTGTGTTCGATGCACCGCGCCTCCGACTGGCCGGACTGGCTCGACGCCGCGGGCGTGAAGTCGATCGACGGCAATAGCGGACTGAAATTCGAGAACTCCGCACTGGCCTATCAGGCCGCCACCGATGAGCTCGGCATCGTCATGGCGCAGCGTGCCTTCGTGGAGGACGATCTGCGCTCGGGCCGGCTGGTCGCCCCCCTCGCGCTCCGGGTGCACACGGCGAGCAGTTATTTCCTGGCCTATCCGAAAGCACGCCGGGACTCGCCGCTGATCCAGGCCTTCGAGCAATGGATCGTGGAGGAGACGGCGGAGATGGAAGAGGCGATCGCGCAACCGCAGCCGCCGCCGCAGACGACCATCAAGCGTCGCTCGCGGTCCGGCCAGGCTTCAGTCGGCGGCGGGGCCCTGGGTAAGCGCATAGTGGGCTGA
- the leuC gene encoding 3-isopropylmalate dehydratase large subunit, producing MATEPATAFDKIWNAHLVARLDDGRDLVFVDRHVLQETTSAIAFAGLKRSDRPVRHPELTIATQDHVVSTRPGRDEDSYAGGRELMMLMRANAYASRVQHFGIDDPRQGIVHVIAPELGFALPGSILACGDSHTSTVGGLGALGIGVGTSEVEHVLATQTLALTRPRNMRVRFEGKAGTGIFAKDLILRAMGELGVAGGRGCAVEYAGPAIEALSVESRLTVCNMSIELGARLGLIAPDEKTFAYVKGREFAPTGEAYERAVQRWRTLRSDQGAPFERDVLIDCDSIAPQVTWGTTPEHVAGVSEHVPDPATLPDARRRDSIAQALNYMGLEPGTPLKGIPIDVAFIGSCTNSRISDLEAAAYVVKGRKVSPNVRGLVVPGSMSVKREAEARGLDQIFRAAGFEWREAGCSMCVSINDDVVAPGSRCIATSNRNFENRQGPRSRTHLASPVMVAAAALAGHITDIREDLVQ from the coding sequence ATGGCGACTGAGCCCGCTACCGCCTTCGACAAGATCTGGAACGCCCATCTGGTGGCGCGGCTTGACGATGGCCGCGACCTGGTCTTCGTCGACCGCCATGTGCTGCAGGAAACCACCAGCGCCATCGCCTTCGCCGGCCTGAAGCGCTCCGACCGCCCGGTTCGTCATCCCGAACTCACCATCGCCACCCAGGATCACGTCGTCTCGACCCGTCCGGGCCGCGACGAGGACAGCTATGCCGGCGGGCGCGAACTGATGATGCTGATGCGCGCCAATGCCTATGCCAGCCGCGTCCAGCATTTCGGCATCGATGATCCGCGCCAGGGCATCGTCCACGTCATCGCGCCGGAACTCGGCTTCGCGCTGCCGGGGAGCATCCTCGCCTGCGGCGACAGCCATACCTCGACGGTCGGCGGCCTCGGCGCGCTTGGCATCGGCGTCGGCACCAGCGAGGTCGAGCACGTGCTGGCGACGCAGACGCTGGCGCTGACCCGGCCGCGCAACATGCGGGTGCGCTTCGAGGGCAAGGCCGGCACCGGCATCTTCGCCAAGGACCTGATCCTGCGTGCCATGGGCGAACTCGGCGTTGCCGGCGGGCGCGGCTGCGCGGTCGAATATGCCGGCCCGGCGATCGAGGCGCTCTCGGTCGAGTCGCGGCTGACGGTGTGCAACATGTCGATCGAGCTGGGCGCGCGGCTCGGGCTGATCGCGCCCGACGAGAAGACCTTCGCCTATGTGAAGGGCCGGGAGTTCGCGCCGACGGGCGAGGCGTATGAGCGCGCGGTGCAACGCTGGCGCACGCTGCGCAGCGACCAGGGCGCGCCGTTCGAACGCGACGTGCTGATCGATTGCGACAGCATCGCGCCGCAGGTGACCTGGGGGACAACGCCGGAGCATGTCGCCGGCGTCAGCGAGCACGTGCCGGATCCGGCGACGCTGCCGGATGCGAGGCGCCGCGACAGCATCGCCCAGGCGCTCAATTATATGGGGCTGGAGCCGGGAACGCCGCTCAAAGGCATTCCGATCGACGTCGCCTTCATCGGCTCCTGCACCAATTCCCGGATCTCCGATCTCGAAGCCGCCGCCTATGTGGTGAAAGGGCGCAAGGTCTCGCCGAACGTTCGCGGCCTCGTCGTGCCCGGCTCGATGTCGGTGAAGCGCGAGGCCGAGGCGCGCGGGCTGGATCAGATCTTCCGCGCCGCCGGTTTCGAATGGCGCGAGGCCGGCTGCTCGATGTGCGTCAGCATCAATGACGACGTCGTGGCGCCGGGCTCGCGTTGCATCGCCACCAGCAACCGCAATTTCGAGAACCGCCAGGGCCCGCGCAGCCGCACCCATCTGGCCAGCCCGGTCATGGTCGCGGCCGCCGCGCTCGCCGGCCATATCACCGACATCCGCGAGGATCTGGTGCAATGA
- a CDS encoding type I secretion system permease/ATPase, protein MFRRFAKTGGRRENDLQQAVADCRSMVWMLGFFSLAINILMLSSPIYMLQVYDRVMVTGSVNTLVMLTGLTAAAMLLIGLLDSLRSSMMVRMSCWLTDRLGPVYLAHCVRTRLLGDSSGAQPLRDIAQIQGFIASPGMTVFFDAPWTPVFLALIWMLHPSLGILAVSAAVLLLVMGLANEATTRGTNQKSNLAQIAATQQAEVTIRNAEVVRAMGMLPALVDRWRNMNEAATSASKQTYERNGLLLGFTKFARMFMQSAILGLGAYLVLAGELSGGAMIASSILLGRALAPVEMAMSTWRNFGLARISYGRLKTRLQAMPEERRRARLPVPVGVVSLDHVTFTPPGAAAPVLQQVSFDARPGEAIAVIGPSASGKSTLCRILTGIARPGSGEIRLDGSELSHWDPDELGCHLGYLPQDVELFPGTVRENIARMGDVDDRAVIEAAMMAHAHEMIQHLPQGYDTPIGDGGMRLSGGQRQRLGLARAVYGAPRLIVLDEPNANLDQVGEAALAATIEEMKQRGSTLLIVGHRPSTLAQADKILVLKEGRVELFAPRDEALQRLRIVTSGNAARREAQAPVPAPT, encoded by the coding sequence ATGTTCAGGCGTTTCGCTAAGACCGGCGGCCGGCGGGAGAACGACCTGCAGCAGGCCGTTGCCGACTGTCGGTCGATGGTATGGATGCTTGGCTTCTTCAGCCTGGCGATCAACATACTGATGCTGTCGTCACCGATCTACATGCTGCAGGTCTATGACCGCGTGATGGTCACCGGCAGCGTCAATACGCTGGTCATGCTGACCGGGTTGACCGCGGCGGCAATGCTGCTGATCGGGCTGCTGGACAGCCTGCGCAGCAGCATGATGGTGCGCATGAGCTGCTGGCTCACCGATCGGCTGGGCCCCGTCTACCTCGCCCATTGTGTGCGGACGCGGCTGCTCGGTGATAGTTCCGGCGCCCAGCCGCTGCGGGATATCGCGCAGATCCAGGGGTTCATCGCGTCGCCCGGCATGACGGTGTTCTTCGACGCTCCCTGGACACCGGTTTTTCTCGCGCTGATCTGGATGCTGCACCCGAGCCTCGGCATTCTCGCCGTCAGTGCGGCGGTGCTGCTGCTGGTAATGGGCCTGGCCAACGAAGCCACTACGCGCGGCACCAACCAGAAGTCCAACCTCGCCCAGATCGCGGCGACGCAACAGGCGGAAGTCACCATACGCAATGCCGAGGTGGTGCGTGCCATGGGCATGCTGCCGGCGCTGGTGGATCGCTGGCGAAACATGAACGAGGCCGCCACCTCGGCCTCGAAGCAGACCTACGAGCGCAATGGCCTCCTGCTTGGCTTCACCAAGTTCGCCCGCATGTTCATGCAATCGGCCATTCTCGGCCTCGGCGCCTATCTGGTGCTTGCCGGCGAATTGTCAGGCGGCGCCATGATCGCCTCGTCCATCCTGCTCGGCCGTGCGCTGGCGCCGGTCGAAATGGCAATGAGCACGTGGCGCAATTTCGGGCTCGCCCGTATTTCCTACGGGCGGCTGAAGACGCGCTTGCAGGCCATGCCGGAAGAACGCCGGCGCGCCCGCCTGCCAGTGCCGGTGGGGGTGGTCTCGCTCGATCACGTCACCTTCACCCCGCCGGGCGCCGCGGCGCCGGTGCTCCAGCAGGTGTCGTTCGATGCGCGGCCCGGCGAGGCGATCGCCGTCATCGGCCCATCGGCGAGCGGCAAGAGCACGCTGTGCCGCATCCTCACGGGCATCGCCCGGCCCGGCAGCGGCGAGATCCGGCTGGACGGCTCGGAACTAAGCCATTGGGATCCGGACGAGCTCGGCTGTCATCTCGGCTATCTGCCGCAGGATGTGGAGCTGTTCCCCGGCACCGTGCGCGAGAACATCGCGCGCATGGGCGATGTCGACGACCGTGCGGTGATCGAGGCGGCGATGATGGCGCATGCCCACGAGATGATCCAGCATTTGCCGCAGGGCTACGACACGCCGATCGGTGACGGCGGCATGCGCCTGTCCGGCGGGCAGCGGCAACGTCTCGGCCTCGCGCGGGCGGTCTATGGAGCGCCGCGCCTGATCGTGCTGGACGAGCCCAATGCCAATCTGGATCAGGTCGGCGAGGCGGCCCTTGCCGCCACGATCGAGGAGATGAAGCAGCGCGGCTCGACCTTGCTGATCGTGGGACATCGTCCCTCGACCCTCGCCCAGGCCGACAAGATCCTGGTGCTGAAGGAGGGGCGCGTGGAGCTGTTCGCCCCGCGCGACGAGGCGCTGCAGCGGTTGCGGATCGTGACATCCGGCAATGCCGCGCGACGTGAGGCGCAGGCGCCCGTTCCCGCGCCGACCTGA
- the leuD gene encoding 3-isopropylmalate dehydratase small subunit, which translates to MREPVSTVEGVMALMPLANINTDAIIPSVYLRTASAELGKGLFGGHRYDEAGNEKPDFVLNRAPFREAKLLLADENFGCGSSREAAVWALLSYGIGCVLAPSFADIFYENAFRNGLVAAIVDPATFQALKVAVEANEAAPRFRVDLAGATVTGPDGTSRGFRIPASRVQALMRGDDEIAVTLQHQDAIETHYAAAKGASDWLFPATLQRSAAS; encoded by the coding sequence ATGAGAGAACCGGTCTCGACGGTCGAAGGCGTGATGGCGCTTATGCCGCTCGCCAATATCAACACCGATGCGATCATCCCCTCGGTGTATCTGCGCACAGCATCGGCCGAACTCGGCAAGGGCCTGTTCGGCGGCCATCGCTATGACGAAGCCGGCAACGAGAAGCCGGATTTCGTGCTGAACCGCGCGCCGTTCCGCGAGGCGAAGCTCCTGCTGGCGGACGAGAATTTCGGCTGCGGGTCGTCGCGCGAGGCCGCGGTGTGGGCGCTGCTGAGCTATGGCATCGGTTGCGTGCTGGCGCCGAGCTTCGCCGACATCTTCTATGAGAACGCGTTCCGCAACGGGCTGGTCGCAGCGATCGTCGATCCCGCGACCTTCCAGGCGCTGAAAGTCGCGGTCGAGGCTAATGAAGCCGCGCCGCGCTTCCGCGTCGATCTCGCCGGTGCCACCGTCACCGGACCGGACGGCACCTCGCGTGGCTTCCGCATCCCCGCTTCGCGCGTGCAGGCGCTGATGCGCGGTGACGACGAGATCGCGGTGACCTTGCAGCATCAGGACGCCATTGAAACCCATTATGCGGCGGCAAAGGGAGCGAGCGACTGGCTGTTCCCGGCAACGCTGCAGCGGAGCGCCGCATCGTGA